Within Bacteroidota bacterium, the genomic segment ATTAAATTACTTAGATGTGCAACGCATCAAGGTTTGGTTCTCTGTCTATATCCGTTTCCTCCACAGATACCAACCGCAATTCGCTTTAAGTTTAGCGTTCACAGGAACACCTGCGGCGCAAACAGATATGCCTCCGCACAACCACCAACTTTGTACAATGCCTTATGCCGGCCATTAGCGTATTTGATATGCTCAAGATCGGCGTCGGCCCCTCCAGTTCACACACCCTTGGTCCGTGGCGCGCCGTTCAGCGATGGCTCAAAGAACTAGAGAACGACGTCAACCTGGATGAAGTCACGCACATCCAGATTGCCCTCTACGGCTCGCTTGCCCTCACCGGCCGCGGCCACTGCACCGACAAAGCAGTTAGCCTTGCCCTGCTGGGCTACGATCCGGTAACCGTGCCTGTCGAAGAAATTGAGGCCATCCTCAACGACCTGCGCGACAAAAAATTCATCTCCCTTGGCAATGGCAGGGACATCCCGTTCGACCCCGACACCGATATCTGGTATCAAACGCGAGAAAAACTGCCATTCCATGCCAACGGCATGCGCTGCATCGCAACCGTGGGTGAAACGTCATACAAAGGCACCTATTATTCTGTTGGTGGCGGATTTGTTGTAAAAGATGGAGAGACGGAAGAAGGCACTGACGAAGTACAGCTGCCCTATCCGTGTGAGATTTCCAACCAGTTGCTTGGCCACTGCCAGACGCAAAATTTTGCAATTGCCGACATGGTTCATGCCAACGAGCTGACCTGGCGCACAGAAGCAGAGATCAAGGCGCACTTGATGCAAATCTGGCAAGTGATGAAAGAAGGCCTTTACAGAGGCTGTCATACCGATGGCACCCTCCCGGGCGGCCTCCAGGTAACCCGGCGCGCCAAAGGCATCTCCAGCAAACTACTCGATGGTACGGTGGCTCCGGATCCCGACGCATGGATCCAGCTTATTCGGTCGCGTAATTTCAACTTCCGCCAAACCCTGAAATGGGTATCGTGCTTTGCACTGGCAGTAAACGAGGAAAACGCGAGCCTGGGGCGCGTGGTCACAGCCCCAACTAATGGCGCCGCCGGCGTAATTCCTGCAGTTTTGATGTACCACGTATGTTTTGCAGAAGAAGAAGTGACCGACGGGGATATTGCCAAATACCTCATGGTTGCCGGAGAAATCGGCACATTCTTCAAAAAGCGCGCAACCATCTCTGCTGCCATGGGCGGATGCCAGGCTGAAATAGGCGTCTCTTCTGCCATGGCTGCTGCTGCCCTCACCGAAATCCAGGGCGGCACCGTGGCGCAATCTCTGATGGCTGCAGAAATAGCAATGGAGCACCACCTCGGACTCACGTGCGACCCCATCAAGGGCCTGGTGCAAGTCCCCTGCATCGAGCGCAATTCTATGGGGGCAATCAAAGCCATCAACGCTGCCGCCCTTGCCCTGGAAGGCAATCCGCAAGAAGCCAAGGTTTCACTGGACGACGTGATCCAGACGATGTGGGAAACTGCCAAAGACATGAACAGCAAATACAAAGAGACTTCGCAGGGTGGGTTGGCGGTGAACATCTCGGTGCGTGTGCCGGAGTGTTAGCGTAGAATTTAAGCTCAGCACACGTCCCAGGTTATGCCATGCTAAAACACCCGTCGGGTCTTGGAGACCCAACGGGTGTTTCACAAATGACGTATTCCATTGCAAAAACATACCCTCCCTCACCCATAAAACTCGGTATAAAAACTACGCTAATACACCACTGATTTCAAACCAGGATCTTCAGAAAAACCTTTGCTATCGAAGAGAAAATCGTTTCTTTTCAACTTTTAAAACGATGATTTGATATTTTGTGGATTCCACCCGCTTTGCCCCATGAATCCAGCAACTATCATGCTTCAGTCCAATCTCAGGTTTTCGTTTCTTCTTGCCTTCGTTTTGCTTTGCACGGCCGGCACCGTTTCAGCACAAGAAACCAGCGACTATACGAGCCGCTCCATTACAACAGAACAGGCCTCCAGCGACGCTGAAAAAGCAATGGGCGCTATCTCAGCACAGCTCCATGATGATATCTCACTTTCCCTCTGGGCATCCGATGCACTGGTAGCTGACCCCATCGCCCTGTTCATCGACAACCAGGGCCGCGCCTATTTTTCGAGAACCAACCGACAAAAAAACTCTGAGTTCGACATTCGCGGCCACCGGGACTGGATGACGCGCTCCATCGCACTCCGCACCGTTGAGGATCGCCGGGCGTTTTTGCATGATGAACTCTCCCCGGAGCGCAGCGAAAACAACAAGTGGCTCAAAGATGTGAATGGTGATGGCTCACGCGACTGGCGCGACCTTATCATCGAAAAAGAACATGTCTACAAAATCGAAGATACCGATGGTGATGGTATGGCAGATACCGGCCTCCGCATCGTTGACGACTTCAACGACGAAATCACCGATGTAGCCGGCGCTATTATGACGCACAACAACGACCTTTTTGTTGGCGTAGGCCCGGACATGTGGCGTATGCAAGACACCAACAACGACGGATTGATGGACGAAAAAACCTCCATCAGTCACGGATACGCAATACACATCGGGTTTAGTGGACACGGCATGTCAGGACTTATCATGGGACCAGATGGACGCGTCTACTGGGGCATCGGCGACATTGGTTTTCATGGTACAGACCAGACCGGTAAACTTTGGGATTACTCCAACCAGGGCGTGATTGCCCGTGCCAATCCTGATGGCACCGACTTCGAAATTTTTGCCGCAGGCCTCCGCAACACCCACGAATTTGCATTCGACGCCTATGGCAACATCATTAGCGTCGACAACGATGGCGACCACGCCGGCGAAAAGGAGCGGCTGGTGTATATCGTCAACGGCTCAGATAGCGGGTGGCGTACCAACTGGCAATTCGGCAAATATACCGACCCCGACAACAACGGCTACAAAGTCTGGATGGATGAGCAGCTCTTCAAGCCGCGGCATGAAGGACAGGCAGCGTATATCACCGCACCCATCGCCAACTACCACGCCGGCCCAACCGGACTCGCCTATAACCCTGGCACTGCATTGAGCGACGCCTGGCGAGACTATTTCTTTGTTTCAGAATTTCGCGGTTCGCCGGCCAACTCACACATTTACGCATTCAAGCTCAAGCCAGACGGCGCTTCTTTTGAACTGGAAAACGAAGAAACCGTTATCGGCGGCCTCCTCGCTACCGGTATCGAGTTTGGTCCGGATGGCGTTCTCTATGCCGCTGACTGGATCAACGGCTGGGGCACAAACAACAAAGGTCGGATTTGGAAACTGGATGTCAAAAATGATAAAGACACCGCACAGCGTGATTCCGTAAAAGCCCTGCTTGGTGCATCCTTCAGCGATAGCTCAACAGACGACCTCACTGATTTACTGATGCACCCAGACATGCGCGTACGGCAAAAGGCGCAGTTTGAACTGGCCGACCGCGGAGACGCCAAAACTTTTGCCAGCGTCCTCAAAAAGCAGGACGCTCAACTGGCACGTGTACATAGCATTTATGGATTAGGGCAGATAA encodes:
- a CDS encoding L-serine ammonia-lyase; the encoded protein is MPAISVFDMLKIGVGPSSSHTLGPWRAVQRWLKELENDVNLDEVTHIQIALYGSLALTGRGHCTDKAVSLALLGYDPVTVPVEEIEAILNDLRDKKFISLGNGRDIPFDPDTDIWYQTREKLPFHANGMRCIATVGETSYKGTYYSVGGGFVVKDGETEEGTDEVQLPYPCEISNQLLGHCQTQNFAIADMVHANELTWRTEAEIKAHLMQIWQVMKEGLYRGCHTDGTLPGGLQVTRRAKGISSKLLDGTVAPDPDAWIQLIRSRNFNFRQTLKWVSCFALAVNEENASLGRVVTAPTNGAAGVIPAVLMYHVCFAEEEVTDGDIAKYLMVAGEIGTFFKKRATISAAMGGCQAEIGVSSAMAAAALTEIQGGTVAQSLMAAEIAMEHHLGLTCDPIKGLVQVPCIERNSMGAIKAINAAALALEGNPQEAKVSLDDVIQTMWETAKDMNSKYKETSQGGLAVNISVRVPEC